A window of the Anoplopoma fimbria isolate UVic2021 breed Golden Eagle Sablefish chromosome 17, Afim_UVic_2022, whole genome shotgun sequence genome harbors these coding sequences:
- the agtrap gene encoding LOW QUALITY PROTEIN: type-1 angiotensin II receptor-associated protein (The sequence of the model RefSeq protein was modified relative to this genomic sequence to represent the inferred CDS: inserted 1 base in 1 codon), which produces MEIPAINLKAIVLVHWVLTVWGSMVWLPSSYAWSNFTVFAVXVWAIAQRDSIDAVLMFLMGMVVTILTDIIHLGIFYPVNDFATESSRNVFRFSAGMAILSLLLKPVSCFFVYQMYRERGGDYNVNFGFPSVSRNRETYQSIDQQDESSAPVNPSNQAQDSKPAVRTY; this is translated from the exons ATGGAAATCCCTGCCATAAATCTAAAG GCCATAGTCCTGGTGCACTGGGTGCTTACAGTATG GGGCTCCATGGTGTGGCTCCCATCGTCCTATGCTTGGAGTAACTTCACTGTTTTTGCTG GCGTCTGGGCCATCGCACAGAGGGACTCCATCGACGCCGTGCTCATG TTTCTGATGGGGATGGTCGTGACGATATTGACCGACATCATCCATTTGGGGATCTTTTACCCGGTGAATGACTTTGcgacagagagcagcagaaacGTGTTTCGCTTCAGCGCGGGAATGGCCATCCTCAGCCTGCTGCTCAAACCTGTGTCCTGCTTCTTCGTCTACCAGATGTACCGCGAGCGTGGAGGAGATTACAACGTTAACTTTG GTTTCCCCTCTGTGTCACGAAACAGAGAGACCTACCAGTCCATCGACCAACAGGACGAGTCCTCCGCTCCGGTGAATCCCTCCAACCAGGCCCAGGACAGCAAACCAGCCGTCCGCACATACTGA